The Candidatus Zixiibacteriota bacterium DNA window CCTGGCGACTCACCTGGGCGTGATCCTGGATCTGCCCACTGTCGGTTGCGCCAAAAAGAAGCTTTTGGGCAATCATCATGAGGTACCTGACCAGTTCGGTGCTCAAGTACCGCTTGAACATGAGGATAAACAGATCGGCGCAGTGGTGCGTACCCGGGTCGGGGTAAAACCTTTGTATATTTCAGCCGGCAACAAGATAGGTCTGGACGACGCGGTCGAATTGGTTTTGTCGGCAACCCGCGGTTACCGTCTGCCCGAACCCCAGAGGCTGGCTCATGTCCTGGTCAACAAGATGCGTCGCAATTACGACAACCGCAAGAAAGATAACCGCGGTAATCATAAAAACCGCAACAAGCAGAGACAGATACGATAGTTTCCATGCTGGATGATATCAGGCAGCTCGCAGATAAATTTTATCCCCGCATGCTCGAACTGCGGCGTTTTTTTCATGCCCACCCCGAACTGGCTTTCGAGGAGAAGCTGACTTCTGAGAAAATACAGGCGACCCTTCAAGATCTCGGGATCGACTTTAAAGTCATGGCAAAAACCGGGGTAGTTGGCACCCTGACCGGCAACAAGCAGTCCCCGTTGTGCGCGTTGCGTTCGGATATCGATGCTCTTCCGATTCTGGAAAAAACAGAACTTGAATTCAAGTCGAAGTATCCCGGCCGAATGCACGCCTGCGGGCATGATATACATATGGCTTCCGTATTGGGCGCGGCCATGATCCTTGTAAAACTGCGCGATAAACTTCCCGGTTCGGTGCGTTTTATCTTCCAGCCGGCCGAGGAACAGCCGCCCGGGGGTGCGATCAAGCTGATTGATGAAGGTGTAATGGAAAAACCCGCTGTGGATATGATTTTCGGACTGCATACTGATCCGAATATCGATGTCGGGAAAATCGGTCTGCGTGACGGTGTTCTGATGTCAGAAGTGCTGGATTTTAACCTTTCGGTGAAAGGCCGGGGTGGTCATGGTGCCCGTCCGCACGATACCGTCGACGCTGTCGTTATAGCTTCACAGCTGGTGACGGCACTGCAGACGATTGTGTCCCGCAATATCGACCCGATCGAGAACGCGGTCCTGACGATTGGCCGCATGAGCGGTGGAAGCGCGCGCAACGTGATTGCCAATGAAGTAAATCTCGAGGGCACGATCCGGGGCACCTCGTCTGAAACCGTCAGGCTGGTTAAAGCCCGTCTCGAGAAGACCTGCCGGAACATCTCGGAGGCTTTCGAGGCTTCTTTCGAACTCGATTATATCGCCGGTTACCCGGTGCTGATCAATAATTCCGATGCTAACTTCTATATTACCCGCGCGGCCGAGGCACTATTCGGTGCGGAATGCCTGACATATTTAGATAATCCGGGACTGGGGGGCGAAGATTTCTCGCGCTACCTTGAGCATGCGCCCGGTGCCATGTTTCGCCTGGGAATTCGCAACGCGGAAATCGGGGCGGTCCATCAATGGCACAGTGACCGCTATTTGTGCGATGAAAAATCTCTGTTATACGCCAGCTCCATTCTGGCAGGTGCAGTTTACAGTTTTCTAAATCATCAAAAGTGAGTATATTGCCCTCAGATATGTGTACTCGAACCAGGATCAGGATTAAATAAGTGAATACCAGATATACGTTGTTGGGATTAGTAGTGCTGATTTTTCTTCTTTGCGCCAGTGCTTTTGCGATCGACAGACGTGGATATTATCCCGAGGACTGGATCAGTTACACCAATACGCGCTACGTTCGCTCCATCGCGGTCGGATTTTACAATGTCTATTTCGGCACAACCCAGGGGATATTGCAGTATGATATGAACCGCGAACAGTGGCTGGATCCGATAACTTCCTCGGATGGTCTGCCTGACGACGAGATAAATATGATTACGGTTACCGATGACGGCAATCGTATCCATGTCAATACCCCCAGCGGAAATTATATGTACGA harbors:
- a CDS encoding amidohydrolase, which produces MLDDIRQLADKFYPRMLELRRFFHAHPELAFEEKLTSEKIQATLQDLGIDFKVMAKTGVVGTLTGNKQSPLCALRSDIDALPILEKTELEFKSKYPGRMHACGHDIHMASVLGAAMILVKLRDKLPGSVRFIFQPAEEQPPGGAIKLIDEGVMEKPAVDMIFGLHTDPNIDVGKIGLRDGVLMSEVLDFNLSVKGRGGHGARPHDTVDAVVIASQLVTALQTIVSRNIDPIENAVLTIGRMSGGSARNVIANEVNLEGTIRGTSSETVRLVKARLEKTCRNISEAFEASFELDYIAGYPVLINNSDANFYITRAAEALFGAECLTYLDNPGLGGEDFSRYLEHAPGAMFRLGIRNAEIGAVHQWHSDRYLCDEKSLLYASSILAGAVYSFLNHQK
- a CDS encoding endonuclease V, producing the protein MKLVRLHAWTKDLKEAAKIQENLAHFVDLNLPPKEIELIAGADVAYSKKDNAVFASIVVMNYPELTPLEKVKAQSYADFPYVPGFLTFREGPVLVKALERVQRVPDLILFDGNGIAHPKGIGLATHLGVILDLPTVGCAKKKLLGNHHEVPDQFGAQVPLEHEDKQIGAVVRTRVGVKPLYISAGNKIGLDDAVELVLSATRGYRLPEPQRLAHVLVNKMRRNYDNRKKDNRGNHKNRNKQRQIR